In Prunus dulcis chromosome 1, ALMONDv2, whole genome shotgun sequence, the following are encoded in one genomic region:
- the LOC117614149 gene encoding uncharacterized protein LOC117614149 isoform X2 yields MCVLYRSGGMATLSSTAHVSTNPFSSLAPPPSQPIKLAANAKKLPRVRCASSPSNWRESRRLVSISLSLDAVAGSPFDKYVKRKKLDPLEAYVSPVILTQLQIKDLEKSLEGDEPQFATCRSLLRSGPAASLRVNIRAVAQYASDDGNGKTASSSVDQCLRALEELDSLLLHASRKEQASVKSMKAQINTALGALDSLLKTVPSDVLDKGKVAADSYRSSLENADVDISDPDLKQLESIL; encoded by the exons ATGTGTGTCTTATACAGGTCTGGTGGCATGGCCACATTGAGCAGCACTGCGCACGTTAGCACCAACCCCTTTAGCTCCTTAGCTCCCCCTCCTTCACAGCCCATAAAGCTCGCCGCAAATGCAAAGAAGCTGCCGCGAGTGAGGTGCGCATCGTCACCGTCGAATTGGCGGGAGAGCAGGCGATTGGTCTCCATCTCTCTGTCTCTAG ATGCTGTTGCCGGCAGTCCATTCGATAAGTATGTGAAAAG GAAAAAGCTTGACCCTCTTGAGGCTTATGTGTCGCCAGTCATATTGACCCAATTACAAATCAAGGACTTGG AGAAATCTCTGGAAGGTGATGAGCCCCAGTTTGCTACCTGCCGGTCTCTGCTACGTTCGGGCCCTGCAGCGTCCCTTCGTGTAAATATTAGAGCT GTGGCGCAGTATGCTTCAGACGATGGCAATGGGAAAACTGCTTCTAGCAGTGTTGATCAATGTCTCAG GGCCTTGGAAGAACTGGATTCCTTGCTTTTGCACGCATCAAGGAAAGAACAAGCTTCGGTCAAATCAATGAAGGCACAGATTAATACTGCCCTTGGTGCATTGGATAG CCTCCTGAAAACTGTACCATCAGATGTGCTGGACAAAGGGAAGGTCGCGGCCGATTCTTATAGGAGCTCATTAGAGAATGCAGATGTTGATATCTCAGACCCGGACCTGAAGCAATTGGAATCAATATTATGA
- the LOC117615760 gene encoding uncharacterized protein LOC117615760: MEPGAASRRTSRFSSYERLVAIGLALLAVLSPLYIDRTTVDDSELDLEQPINFASWLPLLLLVLILALTLSLYLDRSFTRFDPYWIHRVGGSSSGITIILMVLALVLKFKASIRNWEA; this comes from the coding sequence ATGGAGCCTGGAGCTGCATCGAGGAGGACGAGCAGGTTTTCTTCATATGAGAGGCTGGTGGCCATCGGGTTGGCCCTTCTAGCTGTGCTTTCTCCTCTCTATATCGACCGGACAACGGTAGATGATTCAGAACTTGATTTGGAGCAGCCTATTAACTTTGCTTCTTGGCTGCCTCTGCTGCTCTTGGTGTTGATCTTGGCCCTCACTTTGTCGCTTTACTTGGACCGAAGCTTTACCAGGTTTGATCCTTACTGGATTCACAGAGTTGGCGGTTCTTCTAGTGGCATCACGATAATCCTCATGGTTCTTGCGTTGGTGTTGAAGTTTAAAGCTTCTATTAGGAACTGGGAGGCTTAG
- the LOC117632578 gene encoding F-box/LRR-repeat protein 15 encodes MKIWCCLCFTQEDEPEEEDSEGEPIMKEGNFENEGNAEGVTGNGEEAEGNVPRLGLASIDPGRDGNGHLRMFEGMVQAMRGGAQWDESVCVGALATLRAAIRSPRLSEGESSSASAADDGDHDSHHKRAKVHSFSHDVHCAMVISSGAGNSSSSADRDYRINQGSNVPYKSETFFQNFTPNNGGEESPFDSGSGKDDEGDKSGTSKTEDLEVRMDLTDDLLHMVFSFLDHINLCRAAIVCRQWRAASAHEDFWRCLNFENRNISLEQFEDICWRYPNATELNISGTPAIHLLVMKAISSLRNLEVLILGKGQLGDLFFHSLAECQMLKSLIVNDATLGNGIQEIPINHERLRHLQLTKCRVMRISIRCPQLENLSLKRSNMAQAVLNSPLLHDLDMGSCHKLSDAAIRSAATSCPQLESLDMSNCSCVSDETLREIALTCANLHVLNASYCPNISLESVRLPMLTVLKLHSCEGITSASMAAISHSYMLEVLELDNCSLLTAVSLDLPRLQNIRLVHCRKFADLNLRCIMLSSIMVSNCPVLHRINITSNSLLKLALQKQESLTTLALQCQSLQEVDLTDCESLTNSICDVFSDGGGCPMLKMLVLENCESLTAVRFCSTSLVSLSLVGCRAITSLELTCPYLEQVSLDGCDHLERAAFCPVGLRSLNLGICPKLNELSIEAPNMVLLELKGCGVLSEASINCPLLTSLDASFCSQLRDDCLSATAASCSLIESLILMSCPSVGSDGLYSLRWLPNLTLLDLSYTFLMNLKPVFESCMKLKVLKLQACKYLSDSSLEPLYKEGTLPALQELDLSYGTLCQSAIEELLSFCTHLTHVSLNGCVNMHDLNWASSGGRPSELSSISAPSGMFLPQSAHEPIEQPNRLLQNLNCVGCPNIRKVLIPPAARCFHLSSLNLSLSANLKDVDVACFNLCFLNLSNCCSLEVLKLDCPKLTSLFLQSCNIDEAAVEAAISKCSMLETLDVRFCPKLCPMSMGRLRLAYPSLKRIFSSLSVS; translated from the exons atgaagatttggtgCTGCCTATGCTTCACCCAAGAAGACGAACCAGAAGAGGAAGATAGCGAGGGGGAGCCGATCATGAAGGAGGGAAATTTCGAAAATGAGGGCAACGCGGAGGGCGTTACCGGAAATGGCGAGGAAGCCGAGGGGAACGTTCCAAGATTAGGGCTTGCATCCATTGACCCTGGCCGCGACGGCAACGGCCATCTACGAATGTTCGAAGGGATGGTCCAAGCAATGCGTGGTGGTGCTCAATGGGACGAGTCGGTCTGCGTTGGCGCTCTTGCGACATTGAGGGCCGCGATTAGGAGCCCACGGCTATCCGAGGGCGAGAGTAGCTCGGCTTCCGCTGCAGACGACGGTGATCACGATTCGCACCATAAGCGAGCCAAAGTTCACTCCTTTTCTCA TGACGTCCATTGTGCAATGGTGATATCTTCAGGTGCGGGAAATTCCAGTTCATCTGCAGACAGGGACTACAGAATAAATCAGGGCTCTAATGTTCCATATAAGAGCGagactttttttcaaaattttactcCGAATAATGGTGGTGAGGAGAGTCCCTTTGATTCTGGCAGTGGGAAAGATGATGAAGGTGATAAGAGTGGCACTTCAAAAACAGAAGATTTAGAAGTTCGGATGGATCTGACGGATGACCTATTACATATG GTTTTCTCTTTCTTGGACCACATTAATCTTTGCCGAGCTGCTATAGTCTGCAGGCAGTGGCGAGCTGCTAGTGCTCATGAAGATTTCTGGAgatgtttgaattttgagaaTCGGAACATATCTTTGGAGCAAT TTGAGGATATATGTTGGCGGTATCCCAATGCCACAGAATTGAATATTTCTGGTACCCCTGCTATTCACTTGCTTGTTATGAAAGCAATCTCTTCATTAAG GAATCTTGAGGTTTTAATCCTAGGGAAAGGGCAGCTAGGGGATCTCTTTTTCCATTCATTAGCAGAGTGTCAAATGCTGAAAAGTTTGATTGTCAATGATGCCACTCTTGGTAATGGTATTCAGGAAATACCTATAAACCATGAAAGACTGCGTCATCTTCAATTAACAAAGTGTCGTGTTATGCGCATATCCATCAG GTGTCCACAACTTGAAAATCTGTCATTGAAGCGCAGTAACATGGCACAGGCTGTTCTTAATAGCCCTCTTTTGCATGATCTTGATATGGGCTCTTGCCACAAGCTTTCGGATGCTGCAATTCGTTCAGCAGCAACTTCATGCCCTCAATTAGAGTCTCTAGATATGTCAAATTGCTCATGTGTTAGTGATGAAACACTACGTGAGATAGCTCTTACTTGTGCCAATCTCCATGTTCTCAATGCGTCGTACTGTCCAAATATATCCCTTGAG TCTGTAAGACTGCCAATGTTGACAGTTCTTAAGCTTCACAGTTGTGAGGGCATCACCTCAGCTTCGATGGCTGCAATATCTCATAGTTACATGCTGGAG GTTTTGGAGCTTGACAATTGCAGCCTACTTACCGCTGTGTCCTTGGATCTCCCACGCTTGCAGAATATTAGACTAGTACATTGTCGCAA GTTTGCTGATCTAAATCTAAGGTGCATCATGCTGTCATCTATTATGGTGTCTAACTGCCCGGTGCTCCATCGTATCAACATCACTTCAAATTCACTTCTG AAACTAGCATTGCAAAAGCAAGAAAGCTTAACTACGTTGGCACTGCAATGCCAATCTTTGCAAGAAGTGGACCTTACAGATTGTGAATCTTTAACAAATTCTATATGTGATGTTTTCAGTGATGGTGGGGGTTGTCCTATGCTCAAAATGCTAGTTCTCGAAAACTGTGAG AGCTTAACAGCAGTTCGATTCTGCAGCACTTCTTTAGTCAGTCTTTCACTTGTTGGTTGCCGGGCAATCACTTCTCTTGAACTGACATGCCCCTATCTTGAACAAGTTTCTTTAGATGGTTGTGATCATCTTGAAAGAGCAGCGTTTTGTCCA GTTGGTCTTAGATCACTCAATTTGGGAATATGTCCTAAATTGAACGAGCTCAGTATTGAAGCGCCAAATATGGTGCTGCTTGAGTTGAAGGGATGTGGTGTATTATCTGAAGCATCCATCAATTGTCCACTCTTGACCTCTCTAGACGCTTCCTTTTGCag CCAGCTTAGGGATGATTGCTTGTCTGCAACAGCTGCTTCATGCTCACTGATCGAGTCTTTAATTTTGATGTCGTGCCCCTCTGTTGGTTCCGATGGACTGTACTCTCTGCGCTGGCTTCCAAATTTGACTCTGCTTGATTTGTCCTACACTTTCTTGATGAACTTGAAGCCAGTTTTTGAGTCTTGTATGAAACTAAAG GTGCTAAAATTGCAAGCCTGCAAGTACTTATCTGACTCATCCCTAGAGCCTCTTTACAAGGAAGGGACTCTTCCAGCTCTCCAGGAACTTGATTTGTCTTATGGAACACTATGTCAGTCTGCTATAGAGGAGCTCCTTTCTTTCTGTACACACTTAACTCATGTGAGCTTGAATGGCTGTGTAAACATGCATGACCTGAATTGGGCTAGCAGTGGTGGGCGCCCTTCTGAATTGTCAAGTATTTCTGCCCCATCTGGCATGTTTTTGCCTCAGAGTGCCCACGAGCCAATTGAGCAGCCAAACCGATTACTGCAGAACCTCAACTGTGTAGGTTGTCCAAATATTAGGAAAGTTCTCATTCCTCCAGCAGCACGTTGTTTCCACTTGTCGTCATTAAACCTTTCTCTGTCTGCAAATTTAAAGGATGTCGATGTTGCTTGTTTCAACCTCTGCTTTCTTAACTTGAG CAATTGTTGTTCTTTGGAAGTTTTGAAGCTTGATTGTCCTAAATTGACTAGTCTCTTTCTTCAG TCTTGTAACATTGATGAAGCAGCAGTGGAAGCTGCCATATCAAAATGTAGCATGCTGGAGACTCTTGATGTCCGTTTTTGTCCCAAG CTATGTCCTATGAGCATGGGGAGATTACGTTTGGCATACCCAAGTTTGAAGCGCATCTTCAGCAGCTTGTCAGTGTCTTGA
- the LOC117614149 gene encoding uncharacterized protein LOC117614149 isoform X1: MWKFEITKPIRLADSSPFMCVLYRSGGMATLSSTAHVSTNPFSSLAPPPSQPIKLAANAKKLPRVRCASSPSNWRESRRLVSISLSLGLSNLILVPNYAVAGSPFDKYVKRKKLDPLEAYVSPVILTQLQIKDLEKSLEGDEPQFATCRSLLRSGPAASLRVNIRAVAQYASDDGNGKTASSSVDQCLRALEELDSLLLHASRKEQASVKSMKAQINTALGALDSLLKTVPSDVLDKGKVAADSYRSSLENADVDISDPDLKQLESIL; this comes from the exons ATGTGGAAGTTTGAGATAACCAAACCGATAAGACTTGCAGATTCTTCACCGTTTATGTGTGTCTTATACAGGTCTGGTGGCATGGCCACATTGAGCAGCACTGCGCACGTTAGCACCAACCCCTTTAGCTCCTTAGCTCCCCCTCCTTCACAGCCCATAAAGCTCGCCGCAAATGCAAAGAAGCTGCCGCGAGTGAGGTGCGCATCGTCACCGTCGAATTGGCGGGAGAGCAGGCGATTGGTCTCCATCTCTCTGTCTCTAGGTCTCTCTAATTTGATCCTTGTCCCTAACT ATGCTGTTGCCGGCAGTCCATTCGATAAGTATGTGAAAAG GAAAAAGCTTGACCCTCTTGAGGCTTATGTGTCGCCAGTCATATTGACCCAATTACAAATCAAGGACTTGG AGAAATCTCTGGAAGGTGATGAGCCCCAGTTTGCTACCTGCCGGTCTCTGCTACGTTCGGGCCCTGCAGCGTCCCTTCGTGTAAATATTAGAGCT GTGGCGCAGTATGCTTCAGACGATGGCAATGGGAAAACTGCTTCTAGCAGTGTTGATCAATGTCTCAG GGCCTTGGAAGAACTGGATTCCTTGCTTTTGCACGCATCAAGGAAAGAACAAGCTTCGGTCAAATCAATGAAGGCACAGATTAATACTGCCCTTGGTGCATTGGATAG CCTCCTGAAAACTGTACCATCAGATGTGCTGGACAAAGGGAAGGTCGCGGCCGATTCTTATAGGAGCTCATTAGAGAATGCAGATGTTGATATCTCAGACCCGGACCTGAAGCAATTGGAATCAATATTATGA
- the LOC117613531 gene encoding copper-transporting ATPase PAA2, chloroplastic, with the protein MVNGMLRLSLSPDPKLLFSYSSSSNVDRFAFNFKPHLPQHRRSNPFLQPRSNSNLTLSSSLQASANTAALQQVQQEPRAAETSVLLDVSGMMCGGCVSRVKSVLSTDERVDSVAVNMLTETAAIKLRPEVAADGVETVAESLAGRLTECGFASKRRASGMGVTESVRKWKEMMKKKEEMLVKSRNRVIFAWTLVALCCGSHASHILHSLGIHVAHGSFWEVLHNSYVKAGLASGALLGPGRDLLFDGLRALKKGSPNMNSLVGFGSLAAFTISAVSLLNPGLQWDASFFDEPVMLLGFVLLGRSLEERARIRASSDMNELLSLINTQSRLVIASSENDSSADSVLCADAICVEVPTDDIRVGDSVLVLPGETIPVDGRVLAGRSVVDESMLTGESLPVFKEKDLTVSAGTINWDGPLRVEASSTGSNSMISKIVRMVEDAQGNEAPIQRLADSIAGPFVYSIMTLSATTFAFWYYIGTQIFPDVLLNDIAGPDGDPLLLSLKLAVDVLVVSCPCALGLATPTAILVGTSLGARQGLLVRGADVLERLANIDYIALDKTGTLTEGKPAVSGIASFMYEESEILQISAAVENTASHPIAKAIINKAKSLNISIPVTKRQLTEPGFGTLAEVDGRLVAVGSLEWVHERFQGRTDMSDILNLEQAVRQISEGITPSGYSKTIVYVGREGEGIIGAIAISDSLRHDAEFTVTRLQQKGIRTVLFSGDREEAVATIAKAVGIENEFIKSSLTPQGKSGAISSLKDEGHRVAMVGDGINDAPSLALADVGIALQVEGQENAASNAASIILLGNKLSQVVDALELAQATMAKVYQNLSWAVAYNVIAIPIAAGVLLPQYDFAMTPSLSGGMMALSSIFVVTNSLLLQLHRSDGSRKIS; encoded by the exons ATGGTAAATGGTATGCTaaggctctctctctcacctgACCCAAAGCTCCTCTTCAGCTACAGTTCCAGCTCCAATGTTGACCGCTTCGCCTTCAACTTCAAGCCTCACCTCCCGCAACATCGTCGTTCCAATCCCTTCCTCCAGCCCCGCTCAAACTCTAATTTAACTCTCTCCAGCTCCCTCCAAGCCTCGGCTAACACCGCGGCGCTTCAGCAAGTTCAGCAAGAACCGCGCGCCGCCGAGACCTCGGTGCTGCTCGACGTCTCCGGGATGATGTGCGGCGGCTGCGTCTCGCGAGTCAAATCGGTGCTCTCCACCGACGAACGAGTCGACTCGGTTGCGGTCAACATGTTGACCGAGACGGCGGCGATTAAACTGAGGCCGGAGGTCGCCGCCGACGGAGTTGAGACCGTGGCGGAGAGCTTGGCCGGGAGGTTGACGGAGTGCGGCTTTGCGTCGAAGAGGAGAGCTTCCGGGATGGGAGTGACGGAGAGTGTGAGGAAGTGGaaagaaatgatgaagaagaaagaggagaTGTTAGTGAAGAGCAGGAACAGAGTGATTTTCGCTTGGACTTTGGTGGCCTTGTGTTGTGGATCACACGCTTCCCACATTTTGCATTCTCTTGGAATTCATGTAGCTCATG GATCGTTTTGGGAGGTGCTTCATAATTCGTATGTGAAGGCTGGTTTGGCTTCTGGAGCTTTGTTAGGACCCGGACGAG ACTTGCTTTTTGATGGTCTGAGAGCCTTAAAGAAAGGATCCCCCAATATGAATTCTCTTGTGGGATTTGGATCCCTAGCTGCTTTCACAATTAGTGCG GTCTCGCTTCTTAACCCTGGCCTTCAATGGGATGCGTCGTTCTTTGATGAACCG GTCATGCTTCTTGGTTTTGTGCTCCTAGGACGTTCTCTTGAAGAAAGGGCAAGGATCAGGGCATCTAGTGATATGAATGAACTCTTG TCACTGATAAACACGCAATCAAGACTTGTAATTGCTTCCTCAGAAAATGATTCCTCCGCCGACAGTGTACTTTGTGCTGATGCAATATGCGTTGAGGTCCCAACTGATGATATTCGAGTTGGAGACTCTGTGTTGGTTTTGCCAGGAGAAACCATACCTGTGGAT GGAAGAGTTCTGGCTGGAAGAAGCGTTGTGGACGAATCCATGCTTACAGGAGAATCACTTCCTGTATTTAAGGAAAAGGACCTTACTGTCTCAGCAGGAACAATAAACTGG GATGGTCCATTGCGGGTTGAAGCATCTTCAACTGGCTCCAATTCAATGATATCCAAGATTGTTCGCATG GTTGAGGATGCTCAAGGCAATGAAGCACCCATACAAAGGCTTGCTGATTCAATAGCTGGACCATTTGTGTACAGTATAATGACTCTATCAGCTACAACATTTGCTTTTTG GTACTACATTGGAACACAAATTTTTCCTGATGTTTTGCTCAACGATATTGCCGGGCCAGATGGCGATCCATTGTTGTTGAGCTTGAAACTTGCCGTGGATGTCTTG GTAGTTTCTTGCCCTTGTGCACTGGGTCTTGCCACACCCACAGCAATCCTAGTTGGCACTTCTCTTG GAGCAAGGCAAGGGCTCCTTGTGAGAGGAGCAGATGTACTGGAACGCTTGGCCAACATAGATTATATTGCTTTAGACAAG ACAGGAACCCTCACAGAAGGAAAACCTGCTGTTTCGGGTATTGCTTCTTTTATGTATGAAGAGTCGGaaattcttcaaatttctGCCGCGGTAGAGAATACAGCATCACATCCAATTGCCAAGGCCATCATAAATAAAGCAAAATCATTAAATATTAGTATCCCAGTCACGAAAAGGCAATTGACAGAACCAGGTTTTGGAACTTTAGCAGAAGTAGATGGCCGTTTGGTTGCAGTCGGTAGTTTAGAATGGGTTCACGAACGGTTCCAGGGACGAACCGATATGTCTGACATTTTGAATCTAGAACAGGCTGTGCGTCAAATATCAGAAGGCATTACACCTTCAGGCTATTCAAAAACAATTGTTTATGTTGGACGTGAAGGGGAAGGCATCATCGGTGCTATTGCAATATCTGATAGCCTGCGGCATGATGCTGAGTTTACTGTAACTAG ACTCCAGCAGAAAGGTATCAGAACTGTCCTCTTTTCTGGAGACAGGGAAGAGGCAGTTGCAACTATAGCGAAAGCTGTTGGAATAGAAAATGAATTTATCAAATCGTCATTGACTCCACAAGGGAAATCTGGAGCTATTTCTAGTCTTAAAGATGAAGGGCATCGTGTTGCAATG GTTGGTGATGGCATAAATGACGCACCATCTTTGGCTCTTGCGGACGTTGGGATTGCTCTTCAGGTTGAGGGGCAAGAAAATGCTGCTTCAAATGCTGCTTCCATCATACTTCTTGGAAACAAATTATCACAA GTTGTAGATGCACTGGAACTGGCACAGGCAACAATGGCAAAAGTGTACCAGAATTTATCTTGGGCGGTTGCATATAACGTAATTGCAATCCCCATAGCTGCCGGAGTACTGCTTCCTCAATATGATTTTGCCATGACACCATCGCTTTCCG GAGGGATGATGGCTTTGAGCTCAATATTTGTAGTTACCAATTCATTGCTTCTACAGCTCCATAGGTCTGACGGGAGTAGAAAGATTAGCTAG
- the LOC117614581 gene encoding ylmG homolog protein 2, chloroplastic — MAHSESASATETPKPLASNFTPNCAMLLSSTNFAPFLRASPLKKPNLVLPDIPASIASATDKCLQLLHSLASQNPFLSKLLSLRSEFQSLCHQIRCRKHRQVETLSAHNFAAVLPGDSVAGLVVANGISNFLNLYNTLLVVRLVLTWFPNSPPAIVGPLSTICDPYLNIFRGLIPPLGGTLDLSPILAFLVLNAFTSTAAALPAELPASSQQVTASPAGITNLSTSQKKWMTRLQGNNTKSSGGVS, encoded by the exons ATGGCTCACAGTGAGTCGGCGTCGGCCACCGAGACCCCGAAGCCCTTAGCCTCCAATTTTACTCCAAACTGCGCAATGCTACTTTCTTCAACCAATTTTGCGCCGTTTCTCAGAGCATCGCCATTAAAGAAGCCCAATTTGGTTCTTCCCGACATTCCAGCTTCAATTGCATCCGCCACCGATAAGTGTCTCCAATTGCTTCACTCATTGGCTTCTCAAAACCCGTTTCTCAGCAAACTGCTCTCTTTGCGTTCTGAATTTCAAAGTCTTTGTCACCAG ATTAGGTGCAGGAAGCACAGGCAGGTGGAGACTTTATCAGCTCACAATTTTGCAGCGGTTTTACCAGGAGATTCAGTGGCAGGGCTTGTGGTGGCAAATGGTATCTCCAACTTCTTGAACTTGTACAACACTCTCTTGGTTGTCAGGCTTGTCTTGACCTGGTTCCCCAACTCCCCTCCTGCCATTGTTGGCCCCCTCAG CACAATATGCGACCCTTACTTGAACATATTTCGTGGGCTAATCCCACCACTTGGAGGCACATTGGACCTCTCTCCCATTCTGGCATTTTTGGTTCTGAATGCCTTTACAAGCACAGCTGCTGCTCTACCTGCAGAGCTTCCAGCCTCATCACAACAAGTCACTGCTTCTCCTGCAGGAATTACTAACCTCTCTACATCTCAGAAGAAATGGATGACAAGGCTTCAGGGAAACAACACGAAGAGCTCTGGTGGTGTCAGTTAG
- the LOC117616553 gene encoding cytokinin dehydrogenase 7 produces MIAYLECFVQENDTESRPDDDVSSLSKALDLQGSIHDCEGPTDEASRDFGGMNSLAPLAFIRPSDADDVARKVKAAARSSNLTVAARGNGHSINGQAMADRGLVLDMRSLDDHFRVVEANNGSFYADVSGGALWEHVLKQCVSEYGMAPRSWTDYLSLTVGGTLSNAGVSGQAFRYGPQTSNVTELQVVTGKGEIFNCSETENSELFFGALGGLGQFGIITRARVLLQPAPDMVRWIRLVYTEFEDFTRDAELLVTRQDEDDLFDYVEGFAFVNSDNPADGRPSVPLDPDQVFDPTHLPRTAGSMLYCLELARHYRNTDDPSIVDMGVNRLLGGLGFVERLKFQVDLSYLEFLLRVKRAEEHAKANGIWDAPHPWLNLFVSKSDIADFDRTVIKKILKDGIGGPMLVYPLLRSKWDARTSVALPESEIFYIVALLRFTPPYPKGPSFENLVAQNKEIIQYCDKKGFDFKLYLPHYRSQDDWKRHFGNDRWARFVERKTCFDPMAILAPGQKIFPRVSQP; encoded by the exons ATGATAGCCTACCTGGAGTGTTTCGTTCAAGAAAACGACACCGAATCGAGGCCGGACGACGACGTTTCCAGCCTCTCCAAGGCTCTGGACCTCCAAGGCAGTATCCACGACTGCGAGGGGCCCACCGACGAGGCCTCCAGAGATTTCGGCGGCATGAATTCCCTCGCGCCGCTCGCTTTCATCCGCCCTTCCGACGCCGATGACGTGGCGAGGAAGGTCAAAGCGGCTGCCAGGTCCTCGAATCTGACGGTGGCGGCGCGCGGCAACGGCCACTCGATCAACGGCCAGGCGATGGCGGATCGAGGCCTCGTCTTGGACATGAGGTCCTTGGACGACCATTTCCGAGTGGTAGAAGCGAACAATGGCTCCTTCTACGCCGACGTGTCCGGAGGGGCATTATGGGAACATGTGCTGAAACAGTGCGTTTCCGAGTACGGGATGGCCCCGAGGTCCTGGACTGATTACCTCAGCTTGACGGTGGGCGGGACGTTATCCAACGCCGGCGTCAGCGGTCAGGCTTTCCGTTACGGTCCACAAACGTCAAACGTAACGGAGCTACAAGTCGTTACGGGGAAAGGCGAAATTTTCAATTGCTCCGAAACCGAAAACTCGGAGCTCTTTTTCGGAGCGCTTGGCGGACTCGGACAGTTCGGTATCATCACCCGAGCTAGGGTTTTGCTCCAACCAGCCCCAGACATG GTGAGATGGATAAGGCTGGTGTACACCGAGTTTGAGGACTTCACTCGGGACGCCGAGTTACTGGTGACTCGGCAGGACGAGGACGACTTGTTTGATTACGTGGAAGGCTTTGCCTTCGTCAACAGCGACAACCCGGCAGATGGGCGGCCCTCCGTGCCGTTGGATCCGGACCAGGTCTTCGACCCGACCCATCTTCCACGAACCGCCGGATCAATGCTATACTGTCTCGAACTGGCTCGTCACTACCGCAACACTGACGACCCCTCAATTGTTGATATG GGCGTGAACAGATTGCTTGGAGGCCTCGGATTCGTTGAGCGATTGAAGTTCCAAGTGGACCTCAGCTACCTTGAGTTCTTATTGCGTGTGAAGCGTGCAGAGGAACACGCCAAGGCCAACGGGATTTGGGACGCGCCACATCCTTGGTTGAACCTGTTTGTCTCGAAATCTGATATCGCTGATTTTGATCGGACGGTCATCAAGAAGATCCTCAAGGATGGGATTGGTGGGCCCATGCTTGTCTACCCTCTGCTGCGAAGCAA GTGGGATGCACGTACATCAGTGGCGCTACCAGAAAGTGAAATCTTCTACATAGTGGCTTTGTTACGTTTCACTCCACCATACCCAAAAGGTCCCTCGTTCGAGAATCTGGTGGCCCAGAACAAGGAAATTATACAATATTGCGACAAAAAGGGGTTTGATTTCAAGTTGTATCTGCCTCACTATCGATCGCAGGATGATTGGAAGCGGCATTTTGGAAATGATCGATGGGCGAGATTCGTCGAGAGGAAGACCTGCTTTGATCCAATGGCCATCCTTGCTCCTGGGCAGAAAATTTTCCCTAGGGTTTCTCAACCCTAA
- the LOC117614171 gene encoding uncharacterized protein LOC117614171 — MAKSTWFLLVSLLVVSAAAATQIKVTDNPADELVSVINSNRTAHKASTLYDNPGLACIALQYIKAYQGDCSAVGGTDAKKPLESEFAETFAPNCGVLASTLTPITGRLLGCQSKYVPPSEAFSKILIENSKSLEILYNKNHTEVGAAVRGSDGGSPYFWCVLFSSGKTNSSFATEGGAPKITRPGCFSGADDKCSGADDRSRSSHMWSFFTAALIAMWYAFGL; from the exons ATGGCAAAGAGCACATGGTTTCTTCTAGTTTCTCTTCTTGTTGTGTCTGCTGCAGCTGCTACTCAGA TCAAAGTTACTGATAACCCTGCGGATGAGTTAGTGAGTGTGATTAACAGCAACAGAACTGCACACAAGGCATCAACCCTCTATGACAACCCTGGCTTGGCCTGCATTGCCCTGCAGTACATAAAAGCATACCAAGGTGACTGTAGTGCAGTAGGAGGAACTGACGCCAAGAAGCCCCTTGAATCTGAATTTGCGGAAACTTTTGCCCCCAACTGCGGTGTTCTAGCCTCAACCCTCACTCCAATTACCGGTCGTTTACTTGGCTGCCAGTCCAAATATGTGCCTCCTTCTGAAGCATTTTCAAAAATCTTGATTGAAAACAGCAAGAGCTTAGAAATTCTCTACAACAAGAACCACACTGAAGTGGGAGCTGCTGTGAGGGGCAGTGATGGAGGGTCTCCATATTTCTGGTGTGTGTTGTTCAGCAGTGGCAAGACTAACAGCAGCTTTGCAACAGAGGGAGGTGCGCCTAAAATAACAAGACCCGGATGCTTTAGTGGTGCTGATGACAAGTGCAGTGGTGCCGATGATCGATCTAGAAGCAGTCATATGTGGTCATTTTTCACCGCAGCTCTGATTGCAATGTGGTATGCCTTTGGATTGTGA